A portion of the Tamandua tetradactyla isolate mTamTet1 chromosome 16, mTamTet1.pri, whole genome shotgun sequence genome contains these proteins:
- the LOC143659731 gene encoding ATP-dependent RNA helicase DDX19A, translating to MATDSWALAVDEQEAAVKSMNSLQIKEEKIKSDTNGIVKTNATAEKADEEEKEDRAAQSLLNKLIRSNLVDNTNQVEVLQRDPNSPLYSVKSFEELRLKPQLLQGVYAMGFNRPSKIQENALPMMLAEPPQNLIAQSQSGTGKTAAFVLAMLSRVEPGDRYPQCLCLSPTYELALQTGKVIEQMGRFHPELKLAYAIRGNKLERGQKITEQIVIGTPGTVLDWCSKLKFIDPKKIKVFVLDEADVMIATQGHQDQSIRIQRMLPRNCQMLLFSATFEDSVWKFAQKVVPDPNIIKLKREEETLDTIKQYYVLCNNRDEKFQALCNLYGAITIAQAMIFCHTRKTASWLAAELSKEGHQVALLSGEMVVEQRAAVIERFREGKEKVLVTTNVCARGIDVEQVSVVINFDLPVDKDGNPDNETYLHRIGRTGRFGKRGLAVNMVDSKHSMNILNRIQEHFNKKIERLDTDDLDEIEKIAN from the exons ATGGCCACCGACTCGTGGGCCCTAGCTGTGGACGAACAGGAAGCGGCAGTCAAGTCG atgaacagctTGCAGATCAAGGAAGAGAAGATCAAATCAGATACCAATG GTATTGTCAAAACCAATGCCACTGCAGAGAAAgcagatgaagaagagaaag AGGACAGAGCCGCCCAGTCCTTACTCAACAAACTGATCAGAAGCAACCTTGTTGATAACACAAACCAAGTGGAAGTCCTGCAGCGGGATCCAAATTCTCCCCTCTACTCAGTGAAGTCTTTCGAAGAACTTCGTTT GAAACCACAGCTTCTCCAGGGAGTCTATGCCATGGGCTTCAATCGACCATCCAAGATACAGGAGAACGCATTACCCATGATGCTTGCTGAACC CCCACAGAACCTGATAGCTCAGTCTCAGTCTGGTACTGGTAAAACTGCTGCCTTCGTCTTGGCCATGCTCAGTCGAGTGGAACCTGGAGACCGATATCCACAG TGTTTGTGCCTTTCCCCAACATATGAGCTGGCTCTTCAAACCGGTAAAGTGATTGAGCAGATGGGCAGATTTCACCCTGAGCTAAAGCTTGCTTATGCTATTCGAGGCAATAAAC TGGAAAGAGGTCAGAAGATCACTGAGCAGATTGTCATAGGCACCCCTGGGACTGTCCTGGACTGGTGCTCCAAGCTCAAGTTCATCGACCCGAAGAAGATCAAGGTGTTTGTTCTGGATGAGGCTGATGTGATGATTGCTACCCAGGGCCACCAAGATCAGAGCATCCGCATCCAGAG GATGCTGCCCAGAAACTGCCAGATGCTGCTTTTCTCTGCCACCTTCGAAGACTCTGTGTGGAAATTTGCCCAGAAAGTGGTTCCAGACCCAAACATTATCAAACTGAAGCGTGAGGAGGAGACGTTGGACACCATCAAGCAGTATTACGTCCTGTGCAATAACCGAGACGAGAAGTTCCAGGCCTTGTGTAACCTCTACGGAGCCATCACCATTGCTCAAGCCATGATCTTCTGCCAT ACACGCAAAACAGCCAGTTGGCTGGCAGCAGAGCTCTCAAAAGAAGGCCACCAGGTGGCTCTGCTGAGTGGAGAAATGGTGGTGGAGCAGAGAGCTGCAGTGATTGAGCGCTTCCGAGAGGGCAAAGAGAAGGTTCTGGTGACCACCAACGTGTGTGCCCGTG GTATTGACGTGGAACAAGTGTCTGTCGtcatcaactttgatcttccCGTGGACAAGGACGGGAACCCGGACAACGAGACCTATCTGCACCGCATTGGGCGCACGGGCCGCTTCGGCAAGAGGGGCCTGGCCGTGAACATGGTGGACAGCAAGCACAGCATGAACATCCTGAACAGGATCCAGGAGCATTTCA aTAAGAAGATAGAAAGATTGGACACAGATGATTTGGATGAGATCGAGAAAATAGCCAACTGA